The nucleotide window AATTCAGGCTTTGCATAATAACTGCCTAAATGCCTATTTTCATCCACACAGCTCATTACTTCTTCTGAATCATATATGGAAGCCACACCTGTGATTGCTCATAGACTGTTGCTCTATTATTTATATATTGGCATGCACCTTGATCCTAGTTGTGGTTAATTTTGAGAAAGGTGTTAGGTATTCCATATTTTAAGTGGTTACATAGTAATCGTTACTGCTATTCATTTTCTTACAAAGTGATTCAGAAGAGATGCTTCCCTGTTTAAAACCTGCAGCTTCTTTCTGAAGATCGCTCAGCATTATGGCTGTCACCCACAGAGTGTCAGCATCTTAAAgccacaaaggaaaaagagtgCAAATATACTGCTGTGaaacatcagagaaaaaaagatgccaGATGATCCCACTGTTGTCACCCTGAATCTGTTCACAGATACACAGGGAGCCACCAGGATAAAACACTTTGAAGCCATTCATGCACAAAACCTCCGTATGATGCTTACAATCATCAGGTCTGaccctccccctcccccaaaaaaagaTCTACCTAGTTTATTTTATCATATTAATGAGTTTCTTATTGTCACACAGCAACCTGAAGGGAAGGGCCAGCACTACTGAGTatccttcagaaaagaaaaggaacataCACACAAACCTACATGCTGAACAGTCTTTATGCCTTAAGACGAGGGAAATCCCCAGTTCCAGAGAAGGGCACCCAAGTTTGTGCCACATGGAGTCCAACTACTGCTTAGCAATGCGTGAGTGAGACACTAGTGATAAGCAGGTTGCTTGCTGCAGTCCCTGCACATCATTTACTGCATGTTGAGCAAGGTCCAGAGGAAACCCAGGACTCCAACCATATTAGGTTGCACACGGTGACTTCATTTGTCATCCGTCACATTGACAAGTTATTCAAGAAAAGTTTCCCTGCATCCTGCTTGAGCACCTCTCTTTAGAGCTTAAGCAATTTGAATGGGCATTGTGCTGTTATGATGCAGAATCTGTATCACTTCAGTGCACCAACAGGCACCAAAGAAGCCTTTAGCAACTCTGAGTGGAGGTAAGCCTACACCCTGACAGATACTGTTGCTCATTAGGTTACAATTGCTCGGATTGGGATAGGGTCTCAtcaagtttaaaaagaaaacaagtaaaaaaacagaacaaataacaCCCATTGAATGGCAGTGCTCACTTCATTAAAAGCCAAGGGACACACGTGCTTGCCCAAGAGCTACTCTTTTAAAAATGGGTGCCAGTGAAGGGTGTAGGTGAATCCTGGTGTTACACAGGAGCTGAGGGGGACCAGCATGAGGCTGCAAAGCTGAAAGGAAAGCCTGAAAGAATGAACTGTTTGGCTCTTAGCTTCGATTTACATGACTTAATGCTACAGTTTTGTTAAAGAACAGCCTAAACACATGTTTTCAGGGGTGAGGAGACGATTTTCTGCTACAGGTTTCATTCATCACCTGACACTCTGCTGGATGTGCAATCCACAGAAGTATTGTCCAAGCATGGTACCATCCTTAGAAATAACATGAACCCCAGTCAGCCTTTTGACGGGAAGACCATAGCGATGTCTGCAGCCCAGTCCTAGCATTAGATAAGAGAAGGCACACAGAAATCAGCTCAAGATTGTTCAGCCTCAGGCCGCTAGTGGCCCTGCTGACACAACGCATCTCTCAGGCCATACCAGTCATCTACTCTTAATCAGGCCAACTCGATCAAAAGCAATCCCTCTGTaaggcaggctgctgctgcatgctCTAGAGCAGCACAGTGAGGAAAGAAAGCTGCTATTTCTTAAAAAGCCACTGCcagggacacagcagaggaagcCGGGGACACACAGGCCCCATGTGAGGGTGAGCTCATGCTGCCCTGGGCTTCCTCCATCACAGCACTGACACCAAGCTGCTTGGCAGTACCCCCTACTGCACCCACTTTTCTGTACATGACTTCCTACCCCCTCCTCTCCGCAATCAAAAGAAAAGGTCTTTTGTAAAGAGCAGAAGGGCAAGTGAGTAACGTGTTAGAAGTGACAAGAGAAGCCAGCACAAGTAACATCCTCTGCTGCCAATTTTCTTACAGGCAGCAGTTCCCCATCTAACACATTTCCtgttaaaaatgcaaatgatgGTGCTGTGCTCACCAGAGACCAGATTCATTACTGTTTGAGGCAGTTTGGTTCCTGCCTGCCGCTCACTATCTCACCTAGCTGGTGACTTCACTGCAAGAGGACTTTCTCcaattaacttaaaaaaaaacaaaacacaacaacaacaaacaaacaaaaacaccaaaaaaacaaaacaaaccaacaacaacaacaaaaaaaacaaacaaaacacaccaaCCCAGGAGAAAGGGGGAGTCTAAACTGCATGTATGTGGAAGTAAGCAATGACTTCTTAGCAGAGCTCATAATAACTCAGTTATAATGGTTTGGAACAATCTTCCCCAAAATAACTCACTGAAATATAACAGTACAGGGAAACCAGCTAGTCTAAGAACCTCAAAAAATGTGCCTCTTCTGGGCACAGTCATTCAGAGACACCCAAATTCTAGAACCCGTGAGCAGTCTCTTCAGAAATTAAGGCACTTCCAACCAAGCTACATAGCAGCAAACATCCTTATGACCAAACACACAGAGCCAGCAAATATTTCATAGGTCTGGGATGGGagaaaatgcacaaagaaaCAACACACAATCaaggttggtttgtttttatttaatcagCAACACTTGTCCATGCGATTTTGAAATGCCAAGAGCTAAGTTAATTATCTAATCATGCTAATGATGATAAAGTTTTTTGCTAACAGGATTTTCTTCCAGGAATAAAAACTGGTAAGATATTCTAATTCAGGTGAGTACAGCTGCTAATTTCATCCTCAACTACATCGTGCATCTTTTCAGTTACTCTACAGGACGAGACTCTCCACCTGAAATTGTTCTACTCCATGTCCCACAACAGCATTTCAGTCTTTCAATATTAGGGGTGCCTTCACTTGTTCAGCCACTTCCTTCCCCATCAGTGCTTCAACAATGGCCAACCCAAACTCAAAGCTGGTACCAGGGCCACGGCTGGTGAGGATGTTCCCATCTTTCTCCACACGGCTCTCAGAGTAGCAGTAGTGAGCTTAGGGGTGACACAACAATAAGAGGGTCAGTCTCCAGTACAGTGCCACAGAGCACAGACCTGCCTGCTCACAGGCTATGGCAACTGAGGAGCAGCAGGCTCTGACACCAGCATCACACTGAGAGTACACACTTCCATCGCTCACATCACTGGGCTCCGTATCCCTGTCCCTGCAGAACCAAGCAACTCATCGCTGCCTACAGCCCTCAGAGAGGAAGaagccctgcaggcagctctgccagcttGTTCACATGCATACAAGTGCATCTATCTACAAGCTTATCAAGAAGTCATCTGTtcacatctttctcttctctaaatGCATGCAGAGGAAACCAGAGGAATTCTGCCATCTCCTCCCCCCTCCAGGCTTGTTAATGTTCATAGATCTGAACAGTGTTTCACCAGCACCTTACTTTGGTATGAGAAAGACAGCTGGGCCTGCTGGCTGCTCACAGCACCAAAGCactgggaaagcagaaaaggTGCTGCTGGGGTTTGCTGTTTGGACCAGCaagacaaagaagcaaaatgagaGAAGGTGACAAGGCAAAAAAatgcttccagcagcagcattgTTTTCCTGAAGATAAGAATGTAAATGTAGCCTTGCATTTCCAAGTTAAACTGACTTGGAGATAGTACATTCAGTTGAATTTTGATTACATATTTGAAAGCACTAAGGAAAATCAGCATTTGCATctcattctgtatttctatttgcttttctttagatTAAGAGTTGGGATAAAATACTTTCTGAGAAGagattagaaataaatttataaagTTAATTACATACCTCCATTCATCATTTTATCTTTGGCCAAAGGATGCGTTGTGACTTTGCTTCCAAATCCTATCCCATGTGCCAGGAGGGCAGTAGGACCTGTAAGGACACACAGATACATCCGTGAGAAACTTTTCTGCCTGCTGAGCAATTAACAgataaaatttcatttgaaaaagtcTTTATGTGTTGGAATCATGCCCCAAGCAGTATTTTGGACAGATGGTGGGTTAACACTAACTTTTCAGTTTTaacattctttctctttctcttttcatcaCTTCCTCCTTTGCCTGAATTGAGGAAGGAGCTTGTGTGAAGTTGTCTTAGAAAAAATCCTTACGGGAATTCCAGAAGAAACTGAACGCAGGATTTGCCTGATTCAAGTGTCATTTCTGCATATCTGATTCATTTCAGAAAACGAAGTAACAAGAAGCTAACTTTCTTTGTGTTCAGCTGGAGaagctaaaataaatgaagCGTCTTGAATACAAGCAAAGGACTTCACTGAGCAACTGAGAACAGTTACAGTTGTTCTGCAACAGATATGGGTAGAGAAGGAAAAGACTACCAGTACCACATTCAGAACAGTTCACAAATTTGTATGCATATTGCTCAACTGaagagtgaaaacaaaataaaaagtagctATGAACCACGCAAAATATGAGCACATGCTACAAATACACACCACTAGAGCATCTCTTACACCGTCATCATCTCTCTCCTCAGTCTTCCTTACATGCACCTAGGCCGCTCTCTCTGATCACTTGGGAGTATTGGCAATTTTTCATCTTGGCTTTCTTTCTTATATACAAATCAGAAATGAACTAGATATCTAGCTGTGCAGAACACATAAGCAAACAAGCCTCTCTGCAGAGTAATTCCATACTTTAGTACCACTCAATTGAAGGTGAGCCTGTAACACTATATTTACAGCTACCCTGCTAAAGCTAAAGGGCAGAAGAGTCATGAGACAAATTTATAGTAACGATGTTCTGCCAGCACTGTATCCTCACATAGAAAATtagcagatattaaaaaaaaaaacaacaaaccaccaCTATACTAAAAACCTAGCATAACGCTGTAACACAATGGAAAGgtcagcaatgacagcagagcaacaaagccccaggctgcagcaaatgaggacTTGCTCAAAGGTggcagctgcacacacagaaacaaagaaaaaaaaaagctatttacCCTCAGAGGGCCTCAGCTACACAGGGAACTCCAGAGAAATACTCTCACTttcactgccaacccttaaatgagggctgaaAGGGAaagatcctggctccactccttTCATCACTTAGGttcattgcatgcacctgagctcccctgggctggccctgccttcccaccaggtgctccatcactgcttcagcttgtgacagcatttccactacacccAGCAAactagtttttgttttttaagacgCTAACCCAACTGATTGAAAAATTCAAATGCTGATGGGTTTGTCAGTAGTGCAGATTCTTGTAACTAAGTTACAGGAATATAAATTTCTAAGCCAGGATGGCTGCTTGCCTGTCCTTTCAAAATACCAAGTATTTATCAAAGGAAGATGTGTTATTAACCCACCTGCACAAATAGCAGCAATCAGgccttttctgctttcctgatcTTTCAAGATGTCTTTAACAGCAGCAGACTgaacaaagataaaaaaaaagtcattgctTTGAATTGATTATTTGGGTTGATCATACAAAGCATAGTTGAACCATTTTCTACTGCATATTTACAAACAagatttacaaagaaaaacagcctgACAACATTCCATCTTGTCTCAGGACAGGGAGGGCAATGTGGATTTAACCTGCTCCAACATTCATGAAATTAAATCTTCATTTGCAACCATTTCATCTTCTCATGATGATGAAGAAAAACCTTCACACAATATTGAGCAGCCTTCCATTTTTACACAGCTTTACCAGGTAGTCAGGTACAAGAATTTACATCCCTCCTCTACATTTCCAAGAAAGCTTAATACTATTAACAATTACTTACCTCTTAATGATTCACTCAGAATAGAATTTTCAGTTGTTTAACTGAACTTGCATTATTACTATGAGAGTGCAGACCATCTACTACACATGAGAATGCTTCTGAATCTTTATGATACCAGGACTTTACCTCTGACAAGTTCTGAGCTCCAAGGTTACCTCCAGGCAGGACAATGACATCGTAAGGTCCCTAAACAAACAGATAAAGCTTTGTTGAACAGAGGGGAGCTTATCTGTCACATTGCTCTAGGGAAAGTACAGCTAAGTGAATTGAGAAGCAAAGGGATCCTTCTCTGAGAAGCCTTTTCTTCTACTGAATGACacttgaaaagcaaataattggaaataattatgtaaaaaaatatttccaggaaCAGCCTATAAAGTCTGGTTCAGAACAAACTTTTAAGTCCAGTGACTACGAGCTTTCACAAGCAAATGGTAGCTCTTGCATTGTGAAGACAAGTGTTTTTGCTGTAGCTTCTACAGCTTTCCATCAGAAGCTTTTTTTGCTGTGTCCTATCACAGTATTTTGGTGGGCTGACCAACATGTGAAATAAAGCTTCATGTCTGACACTGTGCAAAACCAAATCTCATCTTGGCCTGCTGTGAAGTTGGAGAAGACAGAAGGGACTGATGTGCAATTCTGCAAGTCACTGTGGCACATAACAGAGTGAACATAACATGCAACACATTTCTAAAGGCTTTAagaattcagttttgaaaatcaCAGGAAGGCCATACTGATCATTGTATCAATTCAGGATGATGACAAACCTCTTTTCTGGCATCTTCTAGACTGGCATCAGGACAAATGAGGACATCTCGACTACACTGCACCGGTTCTTTCCCAGTTAGGCCTGCAACAGTCACCTTGATCTAACAGAAGAATACATCTATCATTACAGTTCAAGAGTTAAAGACGTTTGACAAGCTTATACTTCCTATAGCACCCAAAAAAGGAGAACATAAACAAACATAAACAAAATCACAAGAGCATTAGGGAaaggtaatttttattttagtcaTTTCTCTCAGTGTTCagttattgtatttatttaaaattttattttcatacttaATCAGACAATAATACTGTGTACAACTACTAATGCAAAAGTAACAAAGAGCACCAGGAATCCCACCAGGCAGAGGTCAAGTTActaacagaattttaaaagccCAAGGAGAGCTGTGTAACCTCACAAGCTTGAAGAGAACAAAGCAGTTCAGAACCCTACACAACAAATGAAATCCCCTACTGCTCAGCAGGGCAGCAGACATGTTTGGTAGGGTAAGACTTACTTGAAACATCTACTCTCGTTTACTTTAAACTCTAGTTTAATTTAAATGCTTCCTAAGGACAAATGTCACTCATCCTTACTTGGCGGGTAACACAAGCACCGGCTAACTGGTAAGAAGGCTAAGGCGAACGCTGACATCATGCATCAGAATACACTCTGAACTTGAATTTGAGGCCCAGATTTTGATGTTACCAAGcaatcatgaaaaa belongs to Meleagris gallopavo isolate NT-WF06-2002-E0010 breed Aviagen turkey brand Nicholas breeding stock chromosome 23, Turkey_5.1, whole genome shotgun sequence and includes:
- the PARK7 gene encoding protein/nucleic acid deglycase DJ-1, encoding MASKRALVILAKGAEEMETVIPTDVMRRAGIKVTVAGLTGKEPVQCSRDVLICPDASLEDARKEGPYDVIVLPGGNLGAQNLSESAAVKDILKDQESRKGLIAAICAGPTALLAHGIGFGSKVTTHPLAKDKMMNGAHYCYSESRVEKDGNILTSRGPGTSFEFGLAIVEALMGKEVAEQVKAPLILKD